One genomic window of Actinoalloteichus hoggarensis includes the following:
- a CDS encoding FtsK/SpoIIIE domain-containing protein, protein MVAIWTGQVLDRTIERAYARAVGGTVAAWIVAASVLGADHPVLLRVLAVGGLLGALPWWLHRRVRAQVRVERTIAAWPRVAETAGLARSRLTGVLVTTWGWTGRLRLAAGQTARDVTGRLRTVESALRLPVGSVRAEPWPERADVAVMRVIESDPHSDPVHWAGSPATSIADPMPVGPYDDGDVCRVPLYDRQSGTHHALIAGTNGSGKSGLLNLMACHAVTAPDAVLWAIDLKGGIELRPWWPVTDWLSTTADSARTMLAALREVIDVRGSVATNRVWQASPEQPVIVVLIDEAAELPVECVPDLESVARRGRALGVALVLATQYPTVNAVGSAQVRAQLRTRVAFRFLKTGEASTVLRDTSGTDPAVIRKDRPGCGYVEAAGAERPALVRCYWVTDDLVSHVVETWRGRQPALDPATADVVSTFPADGDDERDAPPSIPAARQTDSVAEEAAVPLAALAEPGPATRSPAKKRLDNEQARAALRAALSGVGEEGTTVEALGAACDRRKTWIYRELDALESARLVERTGRHGYYRGTPRLRNEPAE, encoded by the coding sequence GTGGTCGCGATCTGGACGGGACAGGTTCTCGATCGCACGATCGAGCGCGCCTATGCCCGTGCGGTCGGCGGCACCGTCGCAGCCTGGATCGTGGCGGCGTCGGTGCTCGGCGCGGATCATCCCGTGCTGCTGCGGGTGCTCGCCGTCGGCGGCCTGCTGGGTGCCCTTCCGTGGTGGTTGCACCGCCGAGTCCGCGCACAGGTCCGTGTCGAACGCACCATCGCGGCGTGGCCGCGTGTCGCCGAGACGGCCGGGCTCGCCCGGTCCCGGTTGACCGGGGTTCTCGTCACCACGTGGGGATGGACCGGGCGGCTGCGGCTGGCCGCCGGGCAGACCGCGCGGGACGTCACCGGGAGACTCCGCACCGTCGAGAGCGCGCTGCGGCTCCCGGTCGGATCGGTCCGCGCCGAACCCTGGCCCGAGCGGGCGGACGTCGCCGTCATGCGGGTGATCGAGTCCGACCCGCACTCCGACCCGGTGCACTGGGCGGGCAGCCCGGCGACCTCGATCGCCGACCCGATGCCGGTCGGTCCCTACGACGACGGCGACGTCTGCCGCGTCCCGCTGTACGACCGGCAGAGCGGGACGCACCACGCGCTGATCGCCGGCACGAACGGGTCCGGCAAGTCGGGCCTGCTCAACCTCATGGCCTGCCACGCCGTCACAGCACCCGACGCGGTGCTGTGGGCGATCGACCTCAAGGGTGGGATCGAGCTGCGTCCCTGGTGGCCGGTGACCGACTGGCTGTCCACTACGGCGGACTCCGCGCGCACGATGCTGGCCGCGTTACGAGAGGTCATCGACGTGCGCGGAAGCGTTGCGACGAACCGGGTGTGGCAGGCGAGCCCGGAACAGCCGGTGATCGTGGTCCTGATCGACGAGGCCGCCGAACTGCCCGTGGAGTGCGTGCCCGACCTGGAGTCGGTCGCCCGACGCGGTCGGGCGCTCGGCGTCGCCCTGGTGCTCGCCACCCAGTACCCGACGGTCAACGCGGTCGGCTCCGCACAGGTCCGTGCCCAGCTCCGCACGCGGGTGGCGTTCCGGTTCTTGAAGACCGGCGAGGCGTCCACCGTGCTCCGGGACACCAGCGGGACCGATCCGGCGGTGATCCGCAAGGACCGGCCCGGCTGCGGCTACGTGGAAGCCGCCGGGGCCGAGCGTCCCGCCCTCGTCCGTTGCTACTGGGTCACCGACGACCTCGTCTCCCATGTCGTCGAGACGTGGCGCGGCAGGCAACCGGCGCTCGATCCCGCGACCGCCGACGTCGTCTCGACGTTCCCGGCAGACGGGGACGACGAACGGGACGCCCCGCCGAGCATCCCGGCAGCACGGCAGACCGACTCGGTTGCCGAGGAAGCCGCCGTGCCGCTGGCCGCACTCGCCGAGCCTGGACCGGCGACCCGCTCGCCCGCCAAGAAGCGACTCGACAACGAGCAGGCCCGTGCGGCACTGCGAGCAGCGCTGTCTGGCGTGGGGGAGGAGGGCACGACGGTGGAGGCGCTCGGCGCGGCGTGTGATCGCCGCAAGACGTGGATCTACCGCGAGCTGGATGCGCTGGAGTCCGCGCGGCTGGTCGAGCGCACCGGCCGACACGGCTACTACCGAGGGACCCCGCGCCTGCGGAACGAGCCTGCCGAGTAG
- a CDS encoding bifunctional DNA primase/polymerase has product MAYAGYGWRVLPGARWNGTKYFRPDSGLRVPGLLPVVPRTEATSRHSQIERWWTAAPFSVLLAAGCGFAAISVPAELGVAAARFSVFRDAPTPTLVHPEGRILFLIEPIPALRLELRSFRSVFLLKPGAVFPAPPTTTGVGPVRWWFPPDACPIMLGSSRVVQEALCQAISAVRWSRAST; this is encoded by the coding sequence GTGGCGTATGCCGGATATGGATGGCGCGTGCTGCCCGGCGCACGGTGGAATGGGACGAAGTACTTCCGGCCGGACAGCGGTCTACGGGTGCCTGGCCTGCTTCCTGTCGTGCCCCGTACCGAGGCGACCAGCCGGCACAGTCAGATCGAACGGTGGTGGACGGCTGCGCCGTTCTCCGTGTTGCTGGCCGCCGGGTGCGGTTTCGCGGCGATCTCGGTTCCCGCCGAGCTGGGAGTGGCGGCAGCCAGGTTCTCGGTGTTCCGGGACGCGCCTACGCCGACACTGGTTCATCCCGAGGGTCGGATTCTGTTCCTGATCGAGCCGATCCCCGCTCTTCGTCTGGAGCTGCGGAGTTTCCGAAGCGTGTTCCTCCTGAAGCCGGGCGCGGTGTTTCCTGCTCCGCCGACGACGACCGGGGTCGGTCCGGTGCGGTGGTGGTTTCCGCCGGACGCCTGCCCGATCATGTTGGGAAGTTCTCGGGTGGTTCAAGAGGCACTGTGTCAGGCGATCTCCGCCGTCCGCTGGTCGCGGGCTTCGACGTGA
- a CDS encoding helix-turn-helix transcriptional regulator: MAHETDAIRERKRALGRALADHRRAAGLSQREIAHRVHYTRTAVSHAEAGRHLPTRRFWADADDAVDADGALLDHFDQVRRAIGESERVQREREQTAFRRRARRDHSGYADGMAVTGAESESTSDDEAQELAAALHSARRVGPDVVALFAAQLAQIRTLDRRLGGGLVRDEVRAKIGQIEPLLRHSVDPATRRSLATVLTEYCTLAGWQCLDNGLLGEAWQHYENAKTAARESGNAALFAHVIAEQAFVLIDIGRTVDAAEVTGHALAAARQSAPAILLAWLAAAHGEALAADERPAQSLRAFDRAGRALPAETVHAETPYVAMNDVHLTRWRGHALARCGERSAVTVLSDALQALDPSFTRAETALRVDLTHALLHAGERDSAVEQAAQARTLAGQVGSVRQRRRLARLALSG, encoded by the coding sequence ATGGCACACGAGACGGATGCCATACGGGAACGCAAGCGAGCACTCGGCCGAGCGTTGGCGGATCACCGCCGAGCCGCCGGGCTCTCTCAACGGGAGATCGCCCACCGCGTTCACTACACGCGCACCGCCGTCAGCCACGCCGAAGCAGGCCGCCACCTCCCCACACGCCGATTCTGGGCGGATGCCGACGACGCCGTAGACGCCGACGGCGCGTTGCTGGATCACTTCGACCAAGTGCGCCGCGCCATCGGCGAGTCCGAGCGCGTGCAACGGGAACGTGAGCAGACGGCCTTTCGCAGGCGTGCGCGGCGTGATCACTCCGGATACGCCGACGGCATGGCGGTCACCGGCGCCGAGTCCGAGTCCACCTCGGACGACGAGGCACAGGAACTCGCCGCCGCCCTGCACTCCGCCCGGCGGGTCGGCCCCGACGTCGTCGCGTTGTTCGCCGCTCAACTCGCGCAGATCCGAACGCTGGACCGTCGACTCGGCGGCGGGCTGGTGCGCGACGAGGTCCGTGCCAAGATCGGCCAGATCGAACCGTTGCTGCGTCACAGCGTCGACCCGGCGACCCGGCGCAGCCTCGCCACCGTCCTCACGGAGTACTGCACCCTCGCCGGGTGGCAATGCCTGGACAACGGCCTGCTCGGCGAAGCGTGGCAGCACTATGAGAACGCCAAGACCGCAGCCCGCGAGTCCGGCAACGCGGCGCTGTTCGCCCACGTGATCGCCGAACAGGCCTTCGTGCTCATCGACATCGGCCGCACCGTCGACGCCGCCGAGGTCACCGGCCACGCACTGGCAGCGGCCCGCCAGTCGGCACCCGCGATCCTGCTCGCCTGGCTCGCCGCAGCCCACGGTGAGGCACTCGCCGCCGATGAGCGGCCCGCCCAGAGCCTGCGCGCCTTCGATCGCGCGGGACGCGCACTGCCCGCCGAGACCGTCCACGCCGAGACGCCCTACGTCGCGATGAACGACGTCCACCTGACCCGGTGGCGCGGCCACGCACTGGCCCGCTGCGGCGAACGCTCCGCCGTCACCGTCCTCAGCGACGCGCTCCAGGCCCTCGACCCCTCGTTCACCCGCGCGGAGACCGCCCTGCGGGTCGATCTCACTCACGCGCTGCTGCACGCCGGAGAACGAGACTCAGCCGTCGAACAGGCCGCACAGGCACGGACGCTCGCCGGGCAGGTCGGCTCGGTGCGGCAGCGACGGCGGCTAGCTCGCCTTGCGCTTTCCGGCTGA
- a CDS encoding site-specific integrase, which produces MVVYAGLDPVTGRRTYLREKIEGTDKAAHRRAQKALTRLAAEVDRARTPTTAVSFAHTLDEWMRTADLEQSTRDGYQGYIDRTIKPALGDVAVNKLNARNLETLYSELRRCRKRCDGSPSIDHRRKAEHDCQKAKCRQHECTPMAASTIRQVHSIIARALNTAVRWDWIATNPAAVAAKPRQTAPEPKPPSPAEAAKLIDRAFELDSAWGVLVWLVMTTGMRRAEVAALRWSRIDFNGEMIEIRRSYVMSKGEGREKDTKTHQIRRLALDSETVAVLREHLAACEARYAELGIEFDPEHFVFNSARNPDPRRPYSPDAISHRYKKMAAGLGIDTHIHALRHYSATELLTAGIDLRTVAGRLGHGGGGATTLRVYAAWVAAADRKAAELLGSRMPKRVRKPAGANTAARKPKSAGKRKAS; this is translated from the coding sequence GTGGTCGTCTACGCCGGGCTGGACCCTGTCACGGGCCGACGCACCTACCTCCGCGAGAAGATCGAGGGAACCGACAAAGCCGCGCACCGCCGTGCACAGAAGGCGTTGACCCGCCTCGCCGCCGAAGTCGACCGCGCTCGAACGCCCACCACGGCAGTGAGCTTCGCCCACACCCTCGACGAATGGATGCGCACGGCGGACTTAGAGCAGAGCACCAGAGACGGCTACCAGGGCTATATCGACCGCACCATCAAACCCGCGCTCGGGGACGTCGCGGTCAACAAGCTGAACGCCCGGAACCTGGAGACGCTCTACTCGGAACTGCGGCGCTGCCGGAAGCGATGTGACGGCTCGCCGTCGATCGATCACCGCCGGAAGGCCGAACACGACTGCCAGAAGGCAAAGTGCAGGCAACATGAATGCACTCCGATGGCGGCATCGACCATCCGACAGGTGCACTCCATCATCGCTCGCGCACTGAACACCGCCGTCCGATGGGACTGGATCGCCACGAACCCCGCCGCCGTCGCTGCCAAACCACGCCAGACGGCACCCGAACCCAAGCCGCCGTCGCCAGCAGAGGCAGCGAAGCTGATCGATCGGGCGTTCGAGCTTGACTCGGCCTGGGGCGTGCTCGTCTGGCTCGTCATGACCACCGGTATGCGACGTGCCGAGGTGGCCGCGCTCCGGTGGTCCCGCATCGACTTCAACGGAGAAATGATCGAGATTCGGCGAAGCTACGTCATGAGCAAGGGCGAAGGGCGGGAGAAAGACACCAAGACACACCAGATTCGCCGTCTGGCCCTGGACAGCGAGACCGTGGCGGTATTGCGCGAGCACCTCGCGGCCTGCGAAGCACGGTACGCGGAGCTGGGAATCGAGTTCGACCCCGAACACTTCGTCTTCAACAGCGCCCGCAACCCTGACCCGCGACGGCCCTACTCACCCGACGCGATCTCGCATCGCTACAAGAAGATGGCTGCCGGTCTGGGTATCGACACCCATATTCACGCGCTGCGGCACTACTCCGCGACAGAGCTTCTGACAGCGGGGATCGACCTGCGGACCGTCGCGGGCCGACTCGGACACGGCGGCGGGGGAGCAACGACCCTGCGGGTCTACGCGGCCTGGGTCGCTGCCGCCGATCGGAAGGCGGCGGAGTTGTTGGGCAGCCGGATGCCGAAGCGGGTCCGGAAGCCGGCCGGTGCGAACACGGCGGCTCGTAAGCCCAAGTCAGCCGGAAAGCGCAAGGCGAGCTAG